In a genomic window of Zingiber officinale cultivar Zhangliang chromosome 9B, Zo_v1.1, whole genome shotgun sequence:
- the LOC122023947 gene encoding clp protease adapter protein ClpF, chloroplastic-like isoform X1: protein MPGVCISNSLTTYANGGSYGALIMAHSDVRVLCKNQINSMIPGPSLWRQDLLRLYPAKSNSGRMSSRIKATWPFMGNDKGMDVNIELSEAANEDIVIFFFQLDLETQIQYALNMEQYEAAQQLRNKLDEVEAEITKKRDAKRGSSKSEAQDKAIYLLQLRAELQKAVENENYSAASELRDEISKFEAETLAASAKALAFENIQYAFRLGQKVRHKKFGYLAVICGMDPVCCESNSWMEVANVDKLIRGPNQPFYQILVDVHADPNLLVAYVAEENLVANEQPNKDRFDHPYASFLFYGIDTAGDFIPIKQLREKYNRPRHEVPVDNSDEDRDSNL from the exons ATGCCAGGTGTATGCATAAGCAACAGCTTGACAACCTATGCAAATGGGGGGAGTTATGGAGCTCTCATTATGGCTCATAGTGATGTACGAGTCCTCTGTAAGAATCAAATCAACTCTATGATTCCAGGGCCATCTCTATGGCGTCAGGACCTACTGAGGTTATACCCTGCCAAATCCAACAGTGGAAGAATGAGTTCCAGGATCAAAGCCACATGGCCATTCATGGGCAACGATAAAGGAATGGATGTCAATATAGAGCTCAGTGAGGCTGCCAATGAGGATATtgtcattttcttcttccagttGGACTTGGAAACTCAGATCCAG TATGCCCTAAACATGGAACAATATGAAGCAGCTCAGCAATTAAGGAACAAACTTGATGAG GTTGAAGCAGAAATAACTAAAAAAAGGGATGCCAAACGGGGTTCATCAAAGAGTGAAGCTCAAGACAAAGCCATATATCTATTACAACTTCG TGCTGAACTTCAGAAAGCTGTTGAGAATGAAAATTATTCTGCTGCTTCTGAGTTACGTGATGAGATATCAAAATTTGAG GCTGAAACTCTAGCTGCATCAGCAAAAGCCCTTGCTTTTGAGAACATACAATATGCATTTCGTCTTGGACAGAAAGTACGACATAAAAAGTTTG GTTATCTAGCAGTAATTTGTGGCATGGATCCTGTATGCTGTGAATCAAATTCATGGATGGAGGTTGCCAATGTTGACAAATTGATCAGAGGGCCTAATCAACCTTTTTATCAG ATCTTGGTTGATGTACATGCAGATCCGAACCTTCTTGTTGCATATG TTGCGGAAGAGAATCTTGTAGCCAATGAACAGCCAAACAAG GACAGATTTGATCATCCATATGCTTCCTTCCTGTTCTACGGAATCGACACAGCAGGCGACTTCATTCCTATAAAGCAACTCCGTGAAAAATATAATAGGCCACGACATGAAGTTCCTGTGGACAATTCTGACGAAGACCGCGATAGCAATTTGTGA
- the LOC122023947 gene encoding clp protease adapter protein ClpF, chloroplastic-like isoform X2: MPGVCISNSLTTYANGGSYGALIMAHSDVRVLCKNQINSMIPGPSLWRQDLLRLYPAKSNSGRMSSRIKATWPFMGNDKGMDVNIELSEAANEDIVIFFFQLDLETQIQYALNMEQYEAAQQLRNKLDEVEAEITKKRDAKRGSSKSEAQDKAIYLLQLRAELQKAVENENYSAASELRDEISKFEAETLAASAKALAFENIQYAFRLGQKVRHKKFGYLAVICGMDPVCCESNSWMEVANVDKLIRGPNQPFYQILVDVHADPNLLVAYVAEENLVANEQPNKI; the protein is encoded by the exons ATGCCAGGTGTATGCATAAGCAACAGCTTGACAACCTATGCAAATGGGGGGAGTTATGGAGCTCTCATTATGGCTCATAGTGATGTACGAGTCCTCTGTAAGAATCAAATCAACTCTATGATTCCAGGGCCATCTCTATGGCGTCAGGACCTACTGAGGTTATACCCTGCCAAATCCAACAGTGGAAGAATGAGTTCCAGGATCAAAGCCACATGGCCATTCATGGGCAACGATAAAGGAATGGATGTCAATATAGAGCTCAGTGAGGCTGCCAATGAGGATATtgtcattttcttcttccagttGGACTTGGAAACTCAGATCCAG TATGCCCTAAACATGGAACAATATGAAGCAGCTCAGCAATTAAGGAACAAACTTGATGAG GTTGAAGCAGAAATAACTAAAAAAAGGGATGCCAAACGGGGTTCATCAAAGAGTGAAGCTCAAGACAAAGCCATATATCTATTACAACTTCG TGCTGAACTTCAGAAAGCTGTTGAGAATGAAAATTATTCTGCTGCTTCTGAGTTACGTGATGAGATATCAAAATTTGAG GCTGAAACTCTAGCTGCATCAGCAAAAGCCCTTGCTTTTGAGAACATACAATATGCATTTCGTCTTGGACAGAAAGTACGACATAAAAAGTTTG GTTATCTAGCAGTAATTTGTGGCATGGATCCTGTATGCTGTGAATCAAATTCATGGATGGAGGTTGCCAATGTTGACAAATTGATCAGAGGGCCTAATCAACCTTTTTATCAG ATCTTGGTTGATGTACATGCAGATCCGAACCTTCTTGTTGCATATG TTGCGGAAGAGAATCTTGTAGCCAATGAACAGCCAAACAAG ATTTGA